Proteins encoded together in one Halalkaliarchaeum sp. AArc-CO window:
- a CDS encoding DNA polymerase IV: MEAARLPGTADEDDQRIVLHVDMDCFYASCERLREPELEGEPVVVGMGYEAGETNGAVATASYEAREHGVESAQPISRALEQLPRIDGETADGTDTDHRGHYRPVDLEFYRTVAADVKSVLHDCADVVREVSIDEAYLDVTDRTGWDPVPGGDPSGAAGPAETRRLAEGYARHVIERIDREAGVPASVGVAPNMSTAKIASDFDKPNGLTVVPPGHVREFLSPLSTAELHGVGPVTARELSEQGIETADDLAAADPTELEALFGQRGRELYARARGDDDREVTPTGRPKSLSRESAFAEPVREGEPKRETVRALAADVADRARSREALYRTIGIKVVEPPFEVNTRAESLSGPVDDPSLVEEIALDLLEEFHDRRVRKLGVRVSNLSFEAGDQATLGGFEGADAGIRDDGDEDDGDEDDGHTSSRPSRFRRGSGQAALDEWTEDG, encoded by the coding sequence ATGGAGGCAGCCCGACTGCCCGGTACCGCCGACGAGGACGACCAGCGGATCGTCCTGCACGTCGATATGGACTGCTTTTACGCCTCCTGCGAGCGGCTGCGCGAGCCCGAACTCGAGGGGGAGCCGGTGGTCGTCGGCATGGGGTACGAGGCCGGCGAGACGAACGGTGCGGTCGCGACCGCGAGCTACGAGGCGCGCGAGCACGGCGTCGAGAGCGCCCAGCCGATCTCCCGGGCGCTGGAGCAACTGCCGCGGATCGACGGCGAGACGGCAGACGGGACGGACACCGATCACCGGGGACACTACCGGCCGGTCGACCTGGAGTTCTATCGAACCGTCGCAGCGGACGTGAAGTCGGTGTTACACGACTGCGCCGACGTCGTCCGGGAGGTGAGCATCGACGAGGCGTACCTGGACGTCACCGACCGCACCGGGTGGGATCCGGTTCCCGGCGGCGATCCGAGTGGGGCGGCGGGGCCGGCCGAGACCCGCCGGCTGGCCGAGGGGTACGCCAGACACGTGATCGAGCGGATCGACCGCGAGGCCGGCGTGCCCGCCAGCGTCGGCGTCGCACCCAACATGTCGACCGCGAAGATCGCCTCCGACTTCGACAAACCTAACGGTCTGACGGTGGTTCCACCGGGCCACGTCAGGGAGTTCCTTTCGCCGCTTTCGACCGCCGAACTCCACGGCGTCGGTCCGGTGACAGCCCGTGAACTCTCGGAGCAGGGGATCGAAACCGCCGACGATCTAGCGGCGGCGGACCCGACGGAACTCGAAGCGCTGTTCGGCCAGCGCGGTCGGGAGCTGTACGCCCGGGCCCGCGGCGACGACGACCGCGAGGTGACGCCGACCGGTCGGCCGAAGAGCCTCTCGCGGGAGTCGGCATTCGCCGAACCGGTACGCGAGGGAGAGCCGAAACGCGAGACAGTCCGGGCGCTCGCCGCGGACGTCGCCGACCGCGCCCGGAGCCGGGAGGCGCTGTACCGGACGATCGGGATCAAGGTCGTCGAACCGCCGTTCGAGGTGAACACCCGCGCGGAGTCGCTCTCGGGCCCCGTCGACGATCCCTCGCTGGTCGAGGAAATTGCCCTGGACCTACTCGAGGAGTTCCACGACCGGCGGGTACGCAAGCTCGGCGTGCGCGTCTCGAACCTCTCGTTCGAGGCGGGGGATCAGGCGACGCTCGGCGGATTCGAGGGGGCGGACGCCGGGATCCGAGACGACGGAGACGAGGACGACGGAGACGAGGACGACGGGCACACCAGCTCGAGGCCGTCGCGCTTCCGTCGGGGCTCCGGCCAGGCCGCGCTCGACGAGTGGACGGAAGACGGGTGA
- a CDS encoding 5'/3'-nucleotidase SurE, with product MTRPRILLTNDDGIDAPGLASLYEELTAIADVTVIAPAENQSGVGRTRNGTVTVSESPRGYRVTGTPADCVAFGLGGGVSAEFDFVVAGVNDGPNVGNYVVGRSGTVGACIEASLLDTPGIAVSAYHSRDYHCYPAERYEFDRPAVVARRLLTRLSSTNAATDIDVLNVNAPVDLAAAPLRLTSLVVDYSQRVEYDPADGSVTDGYHESIPDRDASRGDPDGTDVELIDKTWPHVEGYENPLEGAARYRDRYPEASDRRALIDGAVSVSPLSSSLSAVDSPALASLVETIDET from the coding sequence GTGACCCGGCCGAGGATCCTTCTCACCAACGACGACGGCATCGACGCCCCGGGGCTCGCGTCGCTGTACGAGGAGCTGACGGCGATCGCCGACGTCACCGTGATCGCCCCCGCGGAGAATCAAAGCGGCGTCGGACGCACCCGCAACGGCACCGTGACGGTTTCCGAGAGCCCTCGCGGCTACCGGGTGACGGGGACCCCAGCCGACTGCGTGGCGTTCGGCCTCGGCGGCGGCGTGAGCGCCGAGTTCGATTTCGTCGTGGCGGGCGTCAACGACGGCCCGAACGTCGGAAACTACGTCGTCGGCCGGTCGGGAACGGTCGGGGCCTGCATCGAGGCCTCCCTCCTCGACACGCCCGGTATCGCCGTGTCCGCCTACCACTCCCGGGACTACCACTGCTACCCGGCCGAGCGCTACGAGTTCGATCGGCCGGCTGTCGTCGCGCGGCGGCTTCTGACTCGGCTCTCCTCGACGAACGCGGCGACGGACATCGACGTGCTGAACGTGAACGCCCCGGTCGATCTCGCGGCGGCGCCGCTTCGGCTCACCAGCCTCGTCGTCGATTACTCCCAGCGCGTCGAGTACGACCCCGCCGACGGCTCGGTGACGGACGGCTACCACGAGTCGATTCCCGACCGGGACGCGAGCCGGGGCGATCCGGACGGAACCGACGTCGAGTTGATCGACAAGACGTGGCCGCACGTCGAAGGCTACGAGAACCCGCTCGAGGGAGCGGCCCGCTACCGGGATCGGTATCCCGAAGCCAGCGACCGACGGGCGCTCATCGACGGCGCCGTGAGCGTCTCGCCGCTCTCGTCGTCCCTCTCGGCGGTCGATTCGCCGGCGCTCGCCTCGCTGGTGGAGACGATCGACGAGACGTGA
- the tpiA gene encoding triose-phosphate isomerase — protein sequence MFVLVNLKAYPCEGPAVAAAVREVSEESGVRMAVAPQAAELRAIHDTGAETWAQHVSPVEHGSHTGSTLAEAVADAGAAGTLINHSERRLRLADVDGALSAAERAGLETVVCANNPAQVGAAAALSPDAVAVEPPELIGGDVSVSTADPGIVEDAVDAAAAVDEDVAVFCGAGVSTGSDVAAAQELGAEGVLLASGVAKADDPEAVLWDLVSEI from the coding sequence ATGTTCGTTCTGGTGAACCTGAAGGCGTACCCGTGTGAGGGACCTGCCGTCGCCGCGGCGGTCCGGGAAGTGAGCGAGGAGTCCGGCGTCCGCATGGCAGTCGCCCCGCAGGCGGCCGAACTGCGCGCGATCCACGACACCGGCGCGGAGACGTGGGCCCAGCACGTCTCCCCGGTCGAACACGGGAGCCACACCGGCTCGACGCTCGCGGAGGCGGTCGCCGACGCCGGTGCCGCAGGGACCCTCATAAACCACTCCGAGCGACGGCTCCGTCTGGCCGACGTCGACGGCGCGCTGTCGGCGGCCGAACGGGCGGGTCTCGAGACGGTCGTCTGTGCGAACAATCCCGCGCAGGTCGGTGCTGCTGCCGCGCTCAGTCCCGACGCCGTCGCGGTCGAACCGCCGGAGCTGATCGGCGGCGACGTCTCGGTGTCGACCGCGGATCCGGGAATCGTCGAGGACGCCGTCGACGCCGCCGCCGCCGTCGACGAGGACGTGGCGGTGTTCTGTGGTGCCGGCGTCTCGACGGGCTCTGACGTCGCCGCCGCACAGGAACTGGGTGCCGAGGGCGTGCTGCTCGCGTCGGGGGTCGCCAAGGCCGACGATCCCGAGGCGGTGCTGTGGGATCTGGTCAGCGAGATCTGA
- a CDS encoding DICT sensory domain-containing protein yields MSLTELIAGVESYEKTLSVINADDDVVADLRERFADRNLRIETATMDGGPESFGVLGQTGTFLTAIDLDELAEPETQRDPEFVAGTYRPILDHLDETMFTSYSSREMLAASREIEDRAWRIGAGKLHAGFQTLEVFSKEAATYERLGSKQGLSVHAYAVPEGTPPNLKHVTLHVERNTEIRKTWFVAYDGAGVDDNKCALLAEEREDGDYYGFWSYDPSTVDYMIDHLTATYGFAEPDDRDGVTP; encoded by the coding sequence ATGTCCCTCACCGAGCTTATCGCCGGCGTCGAATCCTACGAGAAGACGCTTTCGGTGATCAACGCGGACGACGACGTCGTCGCGGATCTCCGCGAGCGCTTTGCGGATCGGAACCTCCGGATCGAGACCGCGACGATGGATGGAGGTCCCGAGTCGTTCGGCGTGCTGGGACAGACGGGGACGTTCCTGACGGCGATCGATCTCGATGAACTGGCAGAACCGGAAACACAGCGGGATCCGGAGTTCGTTGCCGGCACGTACCGTCCGATCCTCGATCACCTCGACGAAACGATGTTCACCTCCTACTCTTCGAGGGAGATGCTCGCTGCCTCCCGCGAGATCGAGGACCGCGCCTGGCGGATCGGTGCGGGCAAGCTCCACGCCGGATTTCAAACCCTCGAGGTGTTTTCGAAGGAAGCTGCTACCTACGAACGGCTCGGAAGCAAACAGGGGTTGTCGGTGCACGCGTACGCCGTGCCCGAGGGGACACCCCCGAACCTGAAACACGTCACCCTCCACGTCGAACGGAACACCGAGATACGGAAGACGTGGTTTGTCGCCTACGACGGTGCCGGCGTCGACGACAACAAGTGCGCGCTGCTGGCCGAGGAGCGCGAGGACGGCGACTACTACGGGTTCTGGAGCTACGATCCCTCCACGGTCGACTACATGATCGACCACCTGACCGCCACGTACGGCTTCGCCGAACCCGACGACCGCGACGGCGTGACGCCGTGA
- a CDS encoding multiprotein bridging factor aMBF1 — protein sequence MPQCEMCGAEKPSLTTTKVEGAELELCDSCSEFGTEVRTESTGSSGSKYSTTSSSGTASGDSGGGGAGSTGSGGSSRSRRRDMFDEMDELAADYDDRIRNARESTGMSQEELAKKLNEKASLIRKLERGDILPSDDVQKKLERELEISLLEGEDVEDSEWSSDSTGTMTLGDVVKRKD from the coding sequence ATGCCCCAGTGTGAGATGTGTGGTGCGGAGAAGCCGTCCCTCACCACGACCAAGGTCGAAGGCGCCGAGCTGGAGCTTTGTGACTCCTGTTCGGAGTTCGGCACGGAGGTCCGCACCGAGTCTACCGGTTCCTCGGGGAGCAAGTACTCCACGACCTCGAGTTCGGGCACCGCATCGGGCGACTCCGGCGGCGGGGGCGCCGGAAGCACGGGGTCGGGCGGATCCTCCCGGTCGCGCCGGCGGGACATGTTCGACGAGATGGACGAGCTCGCGGCCGACTACGACGACCGGATCCGGAACGCCCGCGAGTCGACCGGCATGAGCCAGGAGGAGCTCGCGAAGAAGCTCAACGAGAAGGCGAGCCTGATTCGGAAGCTCGAACGCGGCGACATTCTCCCCAGCGACGACGTTCAAAAGAAACTCGAGCGGGAACTCGAGATCTCGCTCCTCGAGGGCGAGGACGTCGAAGACTCCGAGTGGTCCAGCGACTCGACGGGGACGATGACGCTTGGCGACGTAGTCAAGCGGAAAGACTAG
- a CDS encoding CDP-alcohol phosphatidyltransferase family protein, with the protein MTLDRLRPIADRALRPFVDAADAVGLSPDGVSVLAFGSALAAGGAFAIAEPVWFVVGAVLVFANGWLDLVDGALARRQNQASAAGDLLDHVLDRYADIAIIAGLAAGTGAYLLGFLAVTGVLMTSYLGTQIQAVGLGREYGGALGRADRLALVGVVGVVAAVVPGELAAGFTVVELLLVAFAVVGHLTALQRFYGAWSDL; encoded by the coding sequence GTGACGCTGGATCGGCTCCGCCCGATCGCCGACAGGGCCTTGAGGCCGTTCGTCGACGCCGCCGACGCGGTCGGCCTCTCCCCCGACGGGGTGAGCGTGCTGGCGTTCGGCAGCGCGCTTGCGGCCGGCGGCGCGTTCGCGATCGCGGAGCCAGTTTGGTTCGTCGTCGGCGCGGTGCTGGTGTTCGCGAACGGTTGGCTCGATCTGGTCGACGGCGCGCTCGCTCGCCGTCAAAACCAGGCGTCGGCGGCGGGCGACCTGCTGGATCACGTGCTGGACCGCTACGCCGACATCGCGATCATCGCCGGACTCGCGGCGGGAACGGGTGCGTATCTGCTGGGCTTTCTGGCTGTCACCGGGGTGTTGATGACCTCGTATCTCGGCACCCAGATCCAGGCGGTCGGCCTCGGTCGGGAGTACGGCGGCGCCCTCGGACGGGCGGACCGCCTCGCGCTCGTGGGCGTCGTCGGCGTCGTTGCGGCGGTGGTCCCCGGCGAACTGGCCGCGGGCTTTACTGTCGTCGAACTGCTACTCGTCGCGTTCGCGGTGGTCGGCCACCTGACCGCGCTCCAGCGGTTCTACGGCGCGTGGTCCGATCTGTGA
- a CDS encoding adenylate kinase family protein, with the protein MSPPGSRARRVVVTGTPGTGKTSATEQLADATDLEVDVVHLNDLVKSDGLWTDRDAERDTLVVDLDAVRDRLGDWSGIVESHVAHHLEADRVIVLRCRPDVLEERLLNRGESPANAVENRESEALDVILSEAVERHGRESVFEIDTTDWPSSTVAEEIAAVVRGERAPSAGQVDYLEFLPGGTDG; encoded by the coding sequence ATGTCGCCCCCCGGGAGCCGTGCCCGCCGGGTCGTCGTGACCGGGACTCCCGGAACCGGAAAGACCTCCGCGACCGAGCAACTGGCCGACGCCACCGACCTCGAGGTCGACGTCGTTCACCTCAACGACCTCGTGAAATCCGACGGGCTGTGGACCGACCGCGACGCGGAGCGCGACACCCTCGTCGTCGATCTCGATGCGGTGCGCGACCGGCTGGGCGACTGGAGCGGGATCGTCGAGTCGCACGTCGCCCACCACCTCGAGGCGGACCGGGTGATCGTGTTGCGGTGCCGGCCGGACGTGCTGGAAGAACGGCTGTTGAACCGCGGGGAGTCACCCGCGAACGCCGTGGAGAACCGCGAGAGCGAGGCGCTCGACGTGATCCTCTCGGAGGCGGTCGAACGTCACGGCCGGGAGTCGGTGTTCGAGATCGACACGACCGACTGGCCGAGTTCGACGGTGGCCGAGGAGATCGCGGCAGTGGTTCGCGGGGAGCGGGCGCCCAGCGCCGGCCAGGTCGACTATCTCGAGTTTCTCCCGGGGGGGACAGACGGGTGA
- the hisC gene encoding histidinol-phosphate transaminase — MQPRDLSSHSPYVPGSGIEEVARELGVDPDELVALSSNENPHGPSPAAVEAIREHADRIHQYPKAAHADLTDRIAAEWGVDSRQVWLSPGADGALDYLARAMLSAGDRVLVPDPGFAYYPMSARYHHGTVATYDLSSGNDFAGTADAVLSAYDGERIVYVTTPHNPAGSEFPRHELLELLSSVEDRTLVIVDEAYGEFSESPSSIELLDSHRNLAVTRTFSKAYGLAGLRVGYAVVPGEWGDAYARVNTPFAVNELACRAAMAALGDDDHLQTSVETARWSREYLRTELDVPTVESAANFVLAHVGDAETVAERSKRAGVVIRDCTSFGLPEYVRISCGTREETTLAVETLEEVLADADVAGVRTRD; from the coding sequence ATGCAACCACGGGACCTCTCTTCACACTCGCCGTACGTCCCCGGAAGCGGCATCGAGGAGGTCGCCCGGGAACTCGGCGTCGATCCCGACGAGCTCGTCGCGCTCTCCTCGAACGAGAACCCCCACGGACCCAGCCCAGCCGCGGTCGAAGCGATCAGGGAACACGCCGACCGCATTCACCAGTATCCGAAGGCCGCACACGCCGATCTGACCGACCGAATCGCCGCGGAGTGGGGGGTCGACTCCCGGCAGGTGTGGCTCTCTCCGGGGGCCGACGGCGCGCTTGATTACCTCGCCCGGGCGATGCTGTCAGCGGGGGATCGAGTGCTCGTCCCCGACCCCGGGTTCGCGTACTACCCGATGAGCGCGCGGTACCACCACGGGACGGTGGCGACGTACGACCTCTCGTCCGGGAACGATTTCGCCGGGACCGCAGACGCCGTGCTGTCTGCCTACGACGGCGAGCGGATCGTCTACGTCACCACGCCCCACAACCCTGCTGGATCCGAGTTCCCGCGGCACGAGCTTCTGGAACTGCTCTCGTCGGTCGAGGACCGGACGCTCGTGATCGTCGACGAGGCGTACGGCGAGTTCAGCGAGTCTCCCTCGAGTATCGAGCTGCTGGACTCCCACCGAAACCTTGCGGTGACCCGGACGTTCTCGAAGGCGTACGGACTCGCCGGCCTTCGGGTCGGCTACGCGGTCGTCCCCGGGGAATGGGGCGACGCCTACGCCCGGGTGAACACCCCGTTCGCGGTGAACGAACTCGCCTGTCGGGCGGCGATGGCGGCACTGGGAGACGACGACCACCTCCAGACGTCCGTCGAGACTGCGAGATGGAGCCGGGAGTACCTCCGGACCGAACTCGACGTCCCGACCGTCGAGAGCGCGGCCAACTTCGTGCTGGCACACGTCGGCGACGCGGAAACGGTCGCCGAACGCAGCAAACGGGCGGGCGTGGTGATCCGGGACTGCACGAGCTTCGGGCTCCCCGAGTACGTCCGCATCTCCTGTGGAACCCGCGAGGAGACGACACTCGCGGTCGAGACGCTCGAGGAGGTGCTCGCCGACGCCGACGTCGCCGGGGTGAGGACGCGTGACTGA
- a CDS encoding HAD hydrolase-like protein, whose protein sequence is MDGYDAVVYDLDGTLARLDVDWEAVAREAAAVYRTAGVDPPAGDLWNLLDEAGAHGVGEEVARLVCEREREGARRSDRLFLADQLVERASAGVPIGVCSLNCEDAVRIALAEHGLAESVGQGAIVGRDTVATRKPDPEPLLSTCRALSVDPERTLFVGDSPRDERTADRAGTGFAYVSELVSDRDEPSP, encoded by the coding sequence ATGGACGGATACGACGCCGTGGTGTACGACCTGGACGGCACTCTCGCCAGGCTCGACGTCGACTGGGAGGCAGTCGCCCGAGAAGCGGCAGCAGTGTACCGGACCGCGGGAGTCGATCCGCCGGCCGGGGACCTCTGGAACCTGTTAGACGAAGCCGGAGCGCACGGCGTCGGCGAGGAGGTCGCGAGACTCGTCTGCGAGCGGGAACGCGAGGGCGCACGTCGATCGGATCGACTGTTCCTCGCCGATCAGCTCGTCGAACGAGCATCGGCCGGCGTCCCGATCGGTGTCTGCTCGCTCAACTGCGAGGACGCCGTCCGGATCGCGCTCGCGGAACACGGACTCGCCGAGTCAGTCGGCCAGGGAGCGATCGTGGGACGGGACACGGTCGCGACCCGAAAGCCGGATCCGGAGCCGTTGCTGTCGACGTGTCGGGCGCTTTCGGTCGACCCCGAACGAACGCTGTTCGTCGGCGACTCCCCCCGGGACGAACGAACTGCAGACCGCGCCGGTACCGGGTTCGCGTACGTCTCGGAGCTCGTTTCGGATCGCGACGAACCGTCCCCCTAG
- a CDS encoding DUF5822 domain-containing protein → MPRVVDETDPEGVDYGWVMQVTFVVTIIVGAPAVALLASGTGVELATWGERAAFAIRVGAPIWFFTAIAVFAYAKRHRVTGVD, encoded by the coding sequence GTGCCACGAGTCGTCGACGAGACCGACCCGGAGGGGGTCGATTACGGCTGGGTGATGCAGGTGACGTTCGTCGTCACCATCATCGTTGGCGCGCCCGCCGTCGCGCTTTTGGCTTCGGGAACCGGCGTCGAGCTCGCGACGTGGGGCGAACGCGCCGCGTTCGCGATCCGGGTCGGCGCGCCGATCTGGTTCTTCACGGCGATCGCCGTGTTCGCCTACGCGAAGCGACACCGGGTGACCGGCGTCGACTGA